From one Prosthecobacter vanneervenii genomic stretch:
- a CDS encoding NAD-dependent deacylase → MRSPEAAEKMRAEPNIVVLTGAGMSAESGVPTFRGADGLWEGHHIEMVASPEGFARDPELVHRFYNLRRAALNTVEPNAGHHALARLEREWRGRFLLVTQNVDDLHERAGSEKLIHMHGELRKARCECCGAVMAWNKDLASGTRCRACGEIGGLRPHIVWFGEFPFEMETIMNVLKNADIFLCIGTSGVVYPAAGFAKEAARNPACRLVEFNIESTEISRQFRERVIGPVSVELPKFVEQLLTDTHRQAWLK, encoded by the coding sequence ATGCGTTCGCCAGAGGCAGCCGAAAAAATGAGAGCAGAGCCCAACATCGTCGTGCTCACTGGAGCGGGTATGTCTGCCGAGTCTGGCGTGCCCACTTTTCGCGGCGCTGACGGGCTTTGGGAGGGGCATCATATTGAGATGGTCGCCTCGCCTGAGGGCTTTGCTCGCGATCCGGAGCTGGTGCACCGGTTTTACAATCTGCGTCGTGCGGCTCTGAACACGGTGGAGCCCAATGCGGGCCACCATGCCCTGGCGCGGCTGGAGCGTGAGTGGCGCGGCAGGTTTCTGCTGGTCACGCAAAATGTGGATGATCTGCACGAGCGCGCTGGTAGCGAAAAGCTGATCCACATGCACGGAGAGCTGCGCAAAGCGCGCTGCGAATGCTGTGGTGCAGTGATGGCATGGAACAAGGATCTAGCCTCCGGCACACGTTGCCGGGCATGTGGTGAGATCGGGGGCTTGAGACCCCACATCGTCTGGTTTGGCGAGTTCCCGTTTGAGATGGAGACGATCATGAACGTCCTGAAGAACGCCGACATCTTTCTCTGCATCGGCACCTCAGGCGTGGTTTACCCTGCGGCAGGCTTTGCCAAAGAGGCTGCGCGAAATCCGGCATGCCGTCTCGTGGAGTTCAACATCGAGAGCACGGAAATATCACGCCAGTTCCGCGAGCGAGTCATCGGCCCCGTATCCGTAGAGCTGCCCAAATTTGTGGAGCAGCTGCTGACGGACACTCACCGTCAGGCTTGGCTAAAATGA
- the rlmB gene encoding 23S rRNA (guanosine(2251)-2'-O)-methyltransferase RlmB: MRPNRPDQPTARQNRHARSDHQVHIYDEGDIAALLEDKSNPLVLILDCVQDPHNLGACLRTADAAGVCMVIMPKDKTAPITETVVRVACGGAENIPLVRVTNLVRTMDKLKELGIWLVGTADEATKSLYDLDLKGGIGIVMGAEGPGMRRLTGEHCDFLVKIPMAGKVECLNVSVATGVCLFECVRQRQPKK, encoded by the coding sequence ATGCGCCCGAATCGTCCAGACCAGCCTACCGCCCGGCAGAACCGCCACGCCCGCTCTGATCACCAAGTCCATATCTATGATGAAGGAGACATTGCTGCTCTGCTGGAAGACAAATCCAATCCGCTGGTGCTGATCCTCGACTGTGTGCAGGACCCGCACAATCTAGGTGCCTGCTTGCGCACCGCTGATGCGGCCGGGGTCTGCATGGTCATCATGCCCAAGGACAAAACTGCACCCATCACGGAAACGGTGGTGCGTGTGGCCTGTGGCGGCGCGGAAAACATTCCGCTCGTTCGTGTGACCAATCTTGTGCGCACGATGGACAAGCTCAAGGAGCTGGGAATCTGGCTGGTGGGCACGGCCGATGAAGCCACCAAGAGTCTCTACGATCTCGATCTCAAAGGCGGCATCGGCATCGTCATGGGGGCCGAGGGGCCCGGCATGCGCCGCCTTACCGGAGAGCATTGCGATTTCCTCGTTAAAATACCCATGGCCGGAAAAGTCGAGTGTCTGAATGTCTCCGTGGCCACTGGCGTGTGCCTGTTCGAATGCGTTCGCCAGAGGCAGCCGAAAAAATGA
- a CDS encoding SanA/YdcF family protein, with protein sequence MKSLFKRWWLPGMALVLAGASLVFGSEWWVAHAAQGRCYDSVDSIPAAPVAVVLGAASRLSGGRPNLFFLPRMEAAAALFKAGRVKALIVSGDNSRQDYDEPTDMKHALMQLGVPVEKIVCDYAGFRTLDSVVRAREVFGQQKIIFVSQRFHNARAIYLARAFGIDAWGLDAGDVPVALSVKTFLREKLACVKAVLDVNVLHTRPKHLGEKVSVPLD encoded by the coding sequence ATGAAATCGCTTTTCAAACGCTGGTGGCTGCCTGGAATGGCCCTTGTTTTGGCAGGGGCGAGTCTCGTCTTTGGCAGCGAGTGGTGGGTAGCTCATGCCGCCCAGGGGCGCTGCTACGACTCGGTGGATTCCATCCCCGCAGCTCCAGTGGCGGTGGTGCTGGGCGCAGCCTCGCGTCTTTCAGGCGGCAGGCCCAATCTCTTCTTTCTCCCACGTATGGAAGCCGCTGCGGCTCTCTTCAAGGCAGGCAGAGTCAAGGCGCTGATCGTCAGCGGAGACAACAGCCGTCAGGACTATGACGAGCCCACTGACATGAAGCATGCATTGATGCAGTTGGGCGTGCCTGTAGAGAAAATCGTATGCGACTACGCCGGCTTTCGAACGCTCGACTCCGTCGTCCGTGCCCGCGAGGTCTTCGGGCAGCAGAAAATCATCTTCGTTTCACAGAGATTTCACAATGCACGCGCCATCTATCTGGCCCGTGCTTTTGGAATCGATGCCTGGGGACTGGACGCAGGAGATGTCCCTGTGGCATTGTCCGTGAAAACCTTCCTGCGTGAAAAGCTGGCCTGCGTCAAAGCAGTGCTGGATGTGAATGTGTTGCACACGCGCCCCAAACATCTCGGGGAAAAGGTGTCGGTGCCGCTAGATTGA